A stretch of DNA from Allomeiothermus silvanus DSM 9946:
CTGCTCGGCTACTCGCTGGGCTACCAACGGTGCAGAGAGGTTGGGGTTGCCTACCTCTTGTACGTTCAACGCCACCGTCTTGCCGGGGAACTTGTTTTGCAGAGTTTCGCGCAGGCGCTTGATGGTTTCCCCACCACGCCCGATCACCACCCCAGGCTTAGCGGCATACACCGTGACGGCTACGTTGTCGGCAGCGCGCTCGATGTCGATGCGCGCCAGACCCGCCGGGGCCAACTCCTTCTCGATGAGGCTACGGATCTGGCGGTCTTGAATCAAAAGCTTGCTGTAGTCTTTCTTGCCAGCGTACCAGCGGGACTCCCACTCGCGGGTGATCCCCAAGCGCAGGCCGACGGGGTTGATTTTATTTCCCATTCTTTTCCCCCACGATGATAGTGATGTGACTGGTCTTCTTCCGAATGATGTCAGCCCGACCGCGTGCACGGGGCAGCACCCGCTTGAAGACCATACCCTCATCCACATAAGCAGCCTTGACGAAGAGGGAGTCCTCTAGCAAATCCAGGTTGTTAATGGCATTAGCGGCAGCCGAGTTAAGCACCTTGGCGATGGGGGCCGAGCCGCGGTGGGGGGTAAACTTGAGGATGGCACGGGCCTCCTCGAGCCCCTTACCGCGAATCATATCGACCACCAACCGAGCCTTGCGCGGGGAGATGCGGATGTTTTTAGCAACAGCTTTGGCTTCCATCCCTCACCTCACTTCTTGGCCGCGGTGGCCTTGCCCTCTTTGTTGTGGCCCCGGTAGTTGCGGGTGGGGGCGAACTCGCCCAGCTTGTGCCCCACCATCTGTTCGGTGATGTACACCGGGACGTGCTGTTTGCCGTTATAGACCGCGAGGGTGTGGCCGATCATCTCCGGGACGATGGTGCTACGGCGGCTCCAGGTTTTGATGACCCGCTTCTCGCCCTTGGAGTTCATGGCCTCCACCTTCTCGATCAGGTGATCATCTACAAAGACACCTTTTTTCAAGCTACGTGGCATGGTTTACCTCTACTTCCGGCGCGAGACAATGAAGCGGCTAGAGGGCTTTCTCTTCCCTCGGGTCTTGCGGCCCTTGGTCTGCCAACCCCAGGGCGAGGCGGGTGGGCGGCCACGCGGAGCCCGGCCCTCACCCCCACCGTGGGGGTGATCTACCGGGTTCATGACCGTACCCCGAACGTGGGGCTTGCGGCCTTTCCAGCGGCTGCGTCCCGCTTTGCCAATCTGGATGTTCTTGTGATCGGCATTGCCCACGGCGCCGATGGTGGCATAGCTCTCGGCATGAACGCGGCGCAGTTCCCCTGAAGGGAGGCGCAAGATCACGTAATCGGCCTCGCGGCCTTGTACCTGGACGCTAGTCCCAGCACTACGGGCCAACTTGGCGCCCTTGCCGGGCTCGAGCTCCACCGAGTGGATCACCGTACCGACCGGGATGAAGCGGAGCGGCAAAGCATTACCCGGCGCGATGGGGGCTTCCGGCCCGCTTTGTACCTGAGTACCTACCTGTAGGCCGTCGGGGGCGATGATATAGCGCTTCTCGCCGTCGGCGTAAAAGAGCAGGGCGATGCGGGCCGAGCGGTTAGGGTCATACTCAATCGCGTTCACCTTGGCGGGGATCCCGGCCTTGTCGCGGCGACAGAAGTCGATCAGCCGGTAGCGGCGCTTGTGTCCGCCCCCGCGGAATCGGCTGGTGGTGCGGCCCTGGTTGTTGCGCCCGCCGGTCTTCTTGATCGGCTTGAGCAAGGAGCGCTCCGGCTTATCCTTGGTGATCTCAGAGAAGTCCGCCACCGTGGTAAACCGGCGGGTCGGGGTATAGGGTCGAAACTTCTTTACTGGCATTCACTTACCTCCCACCTGATACGGGCTAACCGAGCCGCCCTGCTTCCAAGTGGATTTTGGCCCCTTCATCGTTACCGGCCAGTGCCGGAACGCTCGGTCTCGAGGCGTTAGGGGGTCATCAGTAGGTAGTGGGAAGGCTTGGCTTTTCCTACACCCCACCATCTACCCACCCCTCCCTCTTAGATCAAGCCCTCCAGGGCTTCGATCTTTTGCCCAGCCTGCACGGTCACGATCGCCTTTTTGCGATCGGCGCGCTTGCCACTAAACCGGCCCAGGCGTTTGTCTTTGCCCAGGGTGTTCATCACGTTGACCGCCACCACCTTGACCCGAAAAGCCGCCTCGACCGCGTTCTTGATCTCAGTCTTGGTGGAGTCCGGGTGCACCCAGAAAGTGTAACGGCCCTCGGCGAAGCCCGAGTAGGCTTTCTCCGAAAGGGCCGGTGCGAGGATGATGTCATACGGGGTTTTCATGCCTCTCCCCCTTTGCCTTGG
This window harbors:
- the rplB gene encoding 50S ribosomal protein L2, producing MPVKKFRPYTPTRRFTTVADFSEITKDKPERSLLKPIKKTGGRNNQGRTTSRFRGGGHKRRYRLIDFCRRDKAGIPAKVNAIEYDPNRSARIALLFYADGEKRYIIAPDGLQVGTQVQSGPEAPIAPGNALPLRFIPVGTVIHSVELEPGKGAKLARSAGTSVQVQGREADYVILRLPSGELRRVHAESYATIGAVGNADHKNIQIGKAGRSRWKGRKPHVRGTVMNPVDHPHGGGEGRAPRGRPPASPWGWQTKGRKTRGKRKPSSRFIVSRRK
- a CDS encoding 50S ribosomal protein L23, whose amino-acid sequence is MKTPYDIILAPALSEKAYSGFAEGRYTFWVHPDSTKTEIKNAVEAAFRVKVVAVNVMNTLGKDKRLGRFSGKRADRKKAIVTVQAGQKIEALEGLI
- the rplV gene encoding 50S ribosomal protein L22, with amino-acid sequence MEAKAVAKNIRISPRKARLVVDMIRGKGLEEARAILKFTPHRGSAPIAKVLNSAAANAINNLDLLEDSLFVKAAYVDEGMVFKRVLPRARGRADIIRKKTSHITIIVGEKNGK
- the rpsS gene encoding 30S ribosomal protein S19 produces the protein MPRSLKKGVFVDDHLIEKVEAMNSKGEKRVIKTWSRRSTIVPEMIGHTLAVYNGKQHVPVYITEQMVGHKLGEFAPTRNYRGHNKEGKATAAKK